CGAGGAAGGCACGGTGAGCCAATCCGCTGGTTAAATGTCACGCTAGTTAAACAGATACCAGTGATCGCAAACCACTTACTGATGTATTTACAAGTACGTGCTTCATCTGACCATAATATTTGTGGAttctatttcaaaatacatGAAGGAGCATATTgaggtttaaatatttatgaccaTAAAAACTGACTGATATAAATGGTGCGACATTAGGTTTCAAATAATGAGAAAGTGGCAGCACTTAGCATATTCTATGTCTAGAAAGTTACAATAAGTTATTATGCTATTTTGATTTCTAAATGTTAAggttcaaataataaattaaagctTTGGAAACCTTAAGGATGAAAAAAGTGCAATACTACTTTGATTTGCACAGAAAAAAAACAgatgtttacaataattttgcGAAGTTATTATTAAATGAATTCAGTGTGTAATTACATCATTGTCAGCCACTCCACCCGAATTACCCTGCCATACTCGTGCGCGTCCTGTCGAGCACTCACGCGCATCTTACAATAGCCTCATTTACGAGAACTGCATTTACATGGTTCGCACCGAATAAGGCGGCTATCAAAGTGTTacaattaattgattttgataTGTTAATTTGGATAATTCACAAAGATATTAAACATATTATAGTCATGTTTATAATGACTTCACCTTTTTCCATGATATTTCAGTTCGTTATTGTAGTAAAAAATAGCAAGCATGTGGCCTTGTGGTTTTTCCATCAAGTAGTTACTGTTGTTATGGTAAGGACCCAACCTCAAGCCCCTATACTCGTATTTAGGATTTAACTACTTACTTAAGGAAAACTATCTGCATATCTGTAGAGACCAAGAGTACTGCAATAGAagcaaacatgtttttgttagcTTGAACCGTAAAGTCTCCGAAACCGATTTGGAAATTCTTTCACAACAGTGAAACCAAGCTATTCCCGAtgacattggctatattttcCATGGACGTGGGACGTGGTAAAATACTTTGGAAACGAAAAAAGGCATTAATCGTTTGGCATTAATATTCATCGTatctaagaatatttttgtgGGTCGTTGGTCTGGAACCGTTGGcctattacaataaataaatcccTAAATCCTAATGCTACGTCTTTGAACTCGATCGTGTGCTCTGAATGCTTTTCAAAACATATTCTTATTGTCTTccgtatttattatgtaaataatttaatatacctatatcTTCGTCTCTAATTCGAGTTGATGTTTTGTTAGATCGATGTTTTTTCACTAACTGGCAAAAACCCATCGTtgatctttaatttttttcatgtCGTTGTTTACACTGTCCATACTATGTTAATTTCACAGTAGACACAAATGTTATTTCCAGTTCGCAAACTTGTTTTATGACCCCCGTGCCAATATTTGCCCATTATGGTGATATTGACCTTCGGTTTAACCGCAGAGTTGGTATTCatggaaacattttatttacttgtcgCTCCATTTACCTTAGGCGTTCAAGCGATTTGTTTGTGCCGCGCCGGGTTGAGATCTGATCTAAAGCGTTCGTTTATCTCACCTAGATGAAAGTCTATGAATATTCAATACATAATCAAAGATTATAGCATTCACGGCGATAACGCAGGGGGCATGATATCAGGCGATCTTCCACCTTATATAACCGAGATACGGATCACATCCGCGTCACGGCATTGTCCCTAGGGGTTACGTAAAACAAAACCAGCCGGTTGGACATCGCAcgaccaatttattttttaacattatttatgtacaaacgTATAAAACGGTGATGTTGCACAATATCACATTCACTGTCTCTTACTCGACTTGCGTcaccaataaattaaaatataactcgACGGTGTCTTCACGGGGCCAGTAGCGGTTGCAACAGCCGAGCCACGCAACCCGCGGCCTGCAGCGCCGACATACATTATCATCCATAATCGCCCATTAATAAGCGACCTTTAAACATCTCTTAATCTCATTTTCCCACATTGTTTCTATGCTAAGGTCGTGTCAGCCGCTACTGGCGTCGCACTGGCACTACTGCTAGGAGGTTACTGGCGTCCGATGTTGTCAATCTGTCCCTGCAGGTTGTTGATGACCTCGGAGGGCACCTGGTCGCCCAGGATCTCGTACAGGTTAATCCTCTGGTTCACGGGGATGGACTCGTACGCCGCCAGCTCGATACCTTCTTGTACCTGGGGATGGAGGATGATCAATGTAAAATATGCTTATTAGGGGGAATCTATGTAATCAGACATTAAGGTACTTATGCTGCATTAGAACTCtccatttcaaataatattattcgagACAGTGACAAAGCTATGGAAAACATGAAAAGGAATAATTTCTAAAGGCTCAGCTTCCGCAGCAATGAATAAAGATTGATGAGGAAGTTATCCAACAGTGTCGCGTCACAGTGTCGCTAATGAGACGTTAGACTCAATTGTGTGTATGCGCACGCGCACGCACCGCGGGCGCCGTGCTTTACATACACACTTTTGTTTACTGCTTAGATACACTTCCACTAATACATACAAGATTAGAATGCTTTACATTATTCGTTATgacatttaattatgtaaatatgacATTTGAATTTCAATAAGAACACACATAAAGAGGTCATTGCTATTATAAATCTCTGAATCTTCCAACATGACATGCTTCTTCTTAAATCGAAATCACGAAAAAGGGACTCTGTCATTTTCGACTATTTCAAAGTACACCCTTGTGTACTTCTATGTTCTTGTTTCTGGTACGCACCTTCTGTATCTCCGCGTCCTTGGGGATGAGGTGTGTGTTCTGCGCCTGCTTGATGGCCTCCCTGGTGTAGGCAGCGCCCTCGCGTTGAGGAGCCGCAGCCACCGCCGCTACCAGCACCAGAGCGCACAGCACCACGGACTTCATTGTGACGGGAGAGAGTTCGCGAACGACAGCTAACAAACTGTGGGATATAAGGACGTTTATAAGCTTCAGGGTATAAAGGTTTGTATTTGTAGCGCGTAAATTGTGGTGAAAAGTGTTTGTAAATACAATTTAGAAAAGCTCTGGTATCGAAGCTTTTCAGCAAAAGCTTGATAACAAAACTTTCGGTCTACAAGTTTAATCTTTCACAGAATATTAACAGAATAGAACTTGAGACAAGTAGTTCTAGAAACACAGATCTCTTCCTAAATCTATGTTACATAAACGCGGACGAGATGCGTATCAATGCGCGTGCGCCGCGCAACCCGCTAATCAGTACAACACACACTTTTACCACTTTTTCAACACATTTCACTTGTGAAGGGTTTGTCGTCCTAATTAGCACTAAATTAAGGGTACAGAAGGCTTACAAGTGTATCTCACTGATAGTGTTTAGTGATAAAACGAATGATCTGGAACACTGCAGCTGCGCCTGCGCGTGTTTGGCGATGTTTGTGGTTACGCGGGTTGTATGGCCTTCTGTACCCGTAGCTGATGGTACAAGTGTCCATATCTCACCTGTGAGGTTGCGGAGTGGTGCGCGCGAGCACACGGCGCCTGATATAGGCGCCCCCTCCCCGCGCACAACTTTCACCGCGAGGAGCGCCTGCGCAACCATCCTGACGATCTATGCGGGGCCACGAGGTAAGCTCATCATTCTGTGATTATGTTCATTAGCGGGACAGCGATAGTGTTCGTGTGCTTTCAAATCCTACCAACAGATGTGATGTAACCACGGTATGATTGCCTTCCGCAAAATCAACTTTTATCACTGACTTCACTATACCATTCTAAATTGAGAACACGgtttaaaagttgtttaaaaaatctttttgctAAATTGTCTTACTGTTGATGAAcctaaacaaacattatttagaaatgtaaaaaaacctTCGTTCATCAAATTATATCCAGTATTGTTTACATACAAATCGCTCTAGCGACACCGATCGCTGCTTCAATGGCCCCAATCTCGCAGAGGATTAAGCCAACATTCGGAATAAAAATATCGACGcagataaaaaacaaatctcGAGTCACATCCGGATCACGATCTGTTCTAACCGTCTAACCACTTAGTGATAAGCCGTCAGATGTAGAAAGCTTTATTTTGACCGATCAGCTCCAAACCGGTACACTTGCTAAGATTATAGGGATCTTCAACAATGATCGGATCAGGGCTTCAAAGTTACGTACGTACTTAAGTACCTAAGGCGATTATGAACAATAAATATCATTCTGCAGGGATCTATATAAGCTTTATATGACCACATAGTTATCAAGGATAGCTCTACTCTAggttttactaatattatggaTAAATAGCAGAAACTTTTATTACAGTACATTTACTAACAGGTTTTGTCCTTTTTGTCAGAATATCACTATGATTAGTAAACCGTATGCGGTAGTAGTTTATAATTGGTCCGTAACTAATAACTTATGTAGGAACATACAGATTGCGTCCTAAGCGAGGCAGATGTTTAAACATTTAGAAAGGTTTGCTGGGCAATAGTTACATCGTTAACGCCGTTatataaatactataaaaatagtGATGGATCCCAATTAAAATCAATTGAAGAGATCCGATGTTATTATTCGAGTCCAATGCGAATAGCAGCATAAACTTCAAACACGTATTTTATCACCTAAAAGCTAAGTGTCACTCTAAATGGATGGCTTAACTTCAGAATATTTGTAATTCGAAGCATTGAAGGAACTTCTCACCTCGGCGAATTTAGTGCCTTTTCGAAAATTATCGAGTTGTCCGCACTGCATCCTGGCCAATATTTCAGGCTGACCTGTACAACCTATAGGGAAGGTGCTCACAGTACATACAACCTGCGGACACAACTTCCTACCTTATGTAATCGTAATCGCAGTTCTGACGGGAAACCTCAGCACCCTGTTACTTGATTACCATATCTGATCTGCTTCTTTTACATCCTATTCCGCCTTGTAAATGTCACTATTAATCATTTTCCTG
This window of the Helicoverpa armigera isolate CAAS_96S chromosome 9, ASM3070526v1, whole genome shotgun sequence genome carries:
- the LOC110379502 gene encoding uncharacterized protein LOC110379502, whose amino-acid sequence is MKSVVLCALVLVAAVAAAPQREGAAYTREAIKQAQNTHLIPKDAEIQKVQEGIELAAYESIPVNQRINLYEILGDQVPSEVINNLQGQIDNIGRQ